Proteins encoded within one genomic window of Rubripirellula tenax:
- the fhcD gene encoding formylmethanofuran--tetrahydromethanopterin N-formyltransferase, translating to MSETTMLVNGIPIESEFAEAFDMKATRVIITGHDRQWALDGATAMTGFGTSVIACGIETAIERELSPDETPDGRPGFAILAFAVSGAEMEKQIPRRAGQCVLTCPTSAIYAGILGDKSLHPKRIPLGKMIRYFGDGHQISKVTPAAGYAKGRRFWRVPVMDGEFVCEHDVGRVDGIGGGNFLLLGDSVEGVSIACRAAVAAMSGLPDVITPFPGGAARSGSKVGSKYPALFASTNDAFCPTLRTATDSLLRDGETAALEIVIDGLSFDAIANSMKVGITAACEAAADKGLLRVTAGNYGGKLGKHHFHLAKVMQ from the coding sequence ATGAGCGAAACAACGATGCTAGTCAACGGAATTCCGATCGAATCGGAATTCGCCGAAGCGTTCGACATGAAGGCGACACGCGTCATCATCACCGGACATGACCGGCAATGGGCCCTGGACGGGGCGACCGCGATGACGGGATTCGGGACCAGCGTGATTGCGTGCGGCATTGAAACCGCGATTGAACGAGAGTTGTCGCCTGACGAGACTCCCGACGGTCGCCCGGGATTCGCAATCTTGGCATTCGCCGTTTCGGGTGCCGAAATGGAAAAACAGATTCCCCGCCGAGCCGGCCAATGCGTTTTGACGTGTCCCACGTCCGCCATCTATGCCGGCATCTTGGGTGACAAGTCGTTGCACCCGAAACGGATCCCGTTGGGCAAGATGATTCGTTACTTTGGTGACGGCCACCAGATCAGCAAAGTCACACCCGCCGCTGGGTACGCGAAGGGGCGAAGGTTTTGGCGAGTCCCCGTGATGGACGGCGAGTTCGTGTGTGAACACGATGTCGGACGCGTCGACGGAATCGGTGGCGGAAACTTTTTGCTGCTCGGTGATTCGGTCGAGGGTGTTTCGATTGCCTGTCGCGCGGCCGTCGCGGCGATGTCTGGTTTGCCCGACGTCATCACTCCGTTTCCCGGCGGCGCGGCACGAAGCGGTTCCAAGGTCGGATCGAAATATCCTGCCCTGTTTGCTTCGACGAATGATGCGTTTTGCCCGACGCTTCGAACGGCGACGGACTCGCTGCTTCGCGACGGCGAAACGGCGGCGTTGGAAATCGTAATCGACGGTTTGTCGTTTGACGCGATCGCGAACTCGATGAAGGTCGGCATCACGGCGGCCTGTGAAGCGGCCGCAGACAAAGGACTGTTGCGAGTCACGGCCGGCAACTACGGCGGCAAACTGGGCAAGCATCATTTTCACTTAGCCAAGGTGATGCAATGA
- a CDS encoding GltB/FmdC/FwdC-like GXGXG domain-containing protein, whose protein sequence is MTVWTMTRKRNSPTSAVDFSHIHMDLLAGRSIDSIRSLPLGDGAIDDHFEVSLDDRDSNTKRIVLRGDFTDFHHIGAHLSAGEIWVDGNAGDHLGAAADGKRVGMLGGRITVTGNAGDHLGHRMRRGEIWVAGDVGRFAAASMIAGTIVVAGRLSTDAAIGMRRGSLLVNEMPTLADGRFTAALEREYLIASLIDSPQASPNNAAPQADFGSMWDRFRHKRVLVRRGDRAVQGQGEIVSPL, encoded by the coding sequence ATGACCGTTTGGACGATGACGCGAAAGAGGAATTCGCCGACTTCGGCGGTGGATTTTTCACACATCCACATGGATTTGCTGGCGGGACGATCGATTGATTCGATTCGATCTTTGCCGTTGGGCGACGGCGCGATTGACGACCACTTCGAAGTGTCATTGGACGATCGCGACTCGAATACAAAGCGGATCGTTTTGCGTGGTGACTTCACAGACTTTCACCATATCGGCGCGCATTTGTCGGCCGGCGAGATTTGGGTGGATGGCAACGCAGGTGACCATTTGGGCGCTGCGGCGGACGGGAAACGCGTGGGGATGTTGGGGGGACGGATCACGGTCACCGGGAATGCAGGCGACCACCTCGGCCATCGAATGCGTCGCGGCGAGATCTGGGTCGCGGGGGACGTGGGGCGTTTCGCGGCGGCGAGCATGATTGCCGGAACGATCGTGGTGGCGGGACGCCTGTCCACCGATGCGGCCATTGGGATGCGACGGGGCAGCCTGTTGGTCAACGAAATGCCGACGTTGGCGGACGGACGTTTTACCGCAGCGCTCGAAAGGGAATACTTGATCGCCTCGCTAATCGACTCGCCACAGGCATCGCCAAACAACGCAGCCCCCCAAGCCGATTTTGGTTCGATGTGGGACCGTTTTCGGCACAAACGCGTCTTGGTGCGTCGAGGCGATCGCGCGGTCCAAGGACAAGGTGAAATAGTTTCGCCCCTATGA